The genomic stretch GCTTCCGCGACGTCCGCGACCTCGAGCTCGGGGCGTGGGACCGCCTCGGCGGGAGGGGCGCCTACATGGAGCTCTCCGGCCTCGACGGGATCAAGTCGATGTTCGTCCTCGAGATCCCCGGCGGCGGTGTCCTCAATCCCGAGCGGCACCTCTACCACGCCTTCTACCTCGTCCTCGAGGGGCGCGGCACGACCGAGACGTGGATCCGCGAGGACCACAAGCAGCTCGTCGAGTGGCAGCCGGGCTCGCTCTTCTACCTCCCGCCGAACGTCCACCACCGCCTCGTCAACGCCACCAACGAGCGGGTCGTGATCATCGCCGCGACGAACGCCCCGGGGATCTTCAACATCTTCGGGAACACCGACTTCATCTTCGACAACGACTTCGCCTTCCCCGAGCACTACCGGGAGGAGGGCGACTTCTACAAGTACGACGACCAGATCTACGCGATCCCGACCACCAAGCGCGCGCAGGCGCGCACGAACTTCTACCCCGACATCATCAACTCCGAGCTGCCCCTCGACAACCAGCGCACCCCCGGCTTCCGGCGGGTGCAGCCGGCCTGGCAGGGCTTCCGGGACGAGGCGATCGGCACCTTCATCGCCCAGTACCCGCCGGGGCGCTACTCGCGCGCCCACTACCACACCGCGCACGCCGTGCTCGTCTGCCTGCGCGGAGAGGGCTACACCTTCAACTGGCCCCGCCACCTCGGCCTCACGCCGTGGAAGGACGGCCACGGCGACCAGGTGAACCGCATCGACTACGGCCCGGGCGGCCTCGTCTCGGCGGCGCCCGGGGGCGGGGACTGGTTCCACCAGCACTTCGCCGTCTCCGCCGACCCCTTCCGTGTCTTCAACATGTGGGGCGGGCCACTTCCGGAGAACTACCGCGGCTTCACCGAGTCCGGCGCCGGAGTGAACAGCAACATCAGCCTCGGCGGCCACGCGATCGGCTTCGCCGAGGAGGACCCCTACGTGCGCGAGACCTTCGAGGCGGGCCTCGCGAAGTCGGGGCTCAGCTCGACGATGCCCGAGGAGCTGTACACCAAGGACGTCTGAGGCGGGCGGCGGCGGGCGGGCGCTCCTCGTAGGGTGGTGGCGTGATGTTCATCCTCCGCAAGCTCATGCGCCTGCTGAAGCGTTGGCGACTGCGCCGCGGCCGCTGAGGGCCCGCGGCCGCTCCGAGCGGGCGCGATGAACAGGGAGCTCGCGCTCCCCGACGGGCGGCAGCTCGAGTACCGGGTGAGCGGCCCCACCGCGGGGCTGC from Acidimicrobiales bacterium encodes the following:
- a CDS encoding cupin domain-containing protein, with the protein product MTTELFQEPASESERAGLQKGKAQLSNFEKFLVSENIPVHRGIGFRDVRDLELGAWDRLGGRGAYMELSGLDGIKSMFVLEIPGGGVLNPERHLYHAFYLVLEGRGTTETWIREDHKQLVEWQPGSLFYLPPNVHHRLVNATNERVVIIAATNAPGIFNIFGNTDFIFDNDFAFPEHYREEGDFYKYDDQIYAIPTTKRAQARTNFYPDIINSELPLDNQRTPGFRRVQPAWQGFRDEAIGTFIAQYPPGRYSRAHYHTAHAVLVCLRGEGYTFNWPRHLGLTPWKDGHGDQVNRIDYGPGGLVSAAPGGGDWFHQHFAVSADPFRVFNMWGGPLPENYRGFTESGAGVNSNISLGGHAIGFAEEDPYVRETFEAGLAKSGLSSTMPEELYTKDV